The genomic DNA CACAGGCTGCGTCACCGTCCCCCTTGTCTTCGGCTCCGCCGCCAAGCTGGACACCTCCACCATCGGGCTGTTGATCAACGCCGACCTGTTGGTGGCCGGCCTGATCACGCTGATCCAGGCGCTCGGCATCGGCAAACTCCTCGGCGTGCGGCTGCCGGTCGTCGCCGGAGCCACCTTCACGGCGGTGACCCCGATGATCCTCATCGCGGGCAAGTACGGCATGCAGGCCGTGTACGGGTCCATGATCGCGGCAGGTGTCTTCGGCCTGCTCGTCGCCGTGCCCTTCTCCCGCGCCGTACGGTTCTTCCCGCCGCTGGTCAGCGGTTCGGTGATCACCGTCATCGGGCTCTCGCTCATCGGAGTCGCGGCCGGGCTGATCGCCGGTCTCGACCCCACAGCCAAGGATTACGCCGCCCCCAGCCACCTCGCGCTGGCGGGCGGCATCATCCTGCTCATCATCGTCGTCAGCCGTTTCACCCGTGGCTTCTTCGCGCAGATCGGCGTGCTCCTGGGCCTGGTCGCCGGCACCCTGGTCGCCGTTCCGATGGGACTGACCGATTTCTCCTCGGTCGGGCCGGCCGACTGGCTGGGCGTCTCCACGCCGTTCCATTTCGGCGCCCCGCAGTTCCCGATCGCCGCCGTCATCTCGATGTGTGTCGTGATGCTGGTGACGTTCACCGAGTCCACCGCCGACATGCTCGCCGTCGGTGAGATGACCGACCGCCCGCTCTCCAAGGCCGACGTGGCCCGGGGGCTTGCCGCCGACGGCGTCTCCGGCATCCTCGGCGGCATCATGAACGGCTTCATGGACACCGTATTCGCCCAGAACGTCGGGCTGGTCGGCATGACCAAGGTCCGTAGCCGCTACGTCGCCGCCGTCGCCGGAGGCATCCTGCTCCTGCTGGGCCTGGTCCCCAAGCTCGGCGAGATCGTCGCCTCGCTCCCCGAGCCGGTGATCGGCGCGGCCGGTCTGGTCATGTTCGCCACCGTGACCGCCGTGGGCATCAAGACCCTGCGCACGGTGGAGTTCGAGGGGACCAACAACCTGATGGTCGTCGCTGTCTCCATCGGGATCGGCATGCTCCCCGTCGTCGCGCCGTCGATCTATCACGCCTTCCCGACCTGGTTCCAGATCATCGGCGGCAGCGCCATCACCAGTGCCACCCTCGCCGCGTTCCTCCTCAACCTGCTCTTCAACCACACAGGGGGCCGCGGCAGATCCGCGACGGCCGGGCCGGTGTCGGCCGCGGAGGTGGCCACTTCCGGCCCGACCTGACAAACCCCGAGCCTCGAGTCCTGCCGCCCCTGGGGTGAGGGAGTCGACGGCCCACCGACGCCGGGAGGGCGAGGCCGATCGGCCTCGCCGTCTTTCGTGCATGTCCGTCCGTCAGGCGTTGAGGACACCCGCGCCCAGCAGGGCGAAGAGCAGCACGCCCACGATGATGCGGTAGATCACGAACGCGTTGAACGAGTGCTTGGCGACGAACTTCAACAGCCAGGCGATCGAGGCGTACGCGACGACGAAGGAGACCACCGTGCCCACGGCGAGCGGGACCGCGCCCACCCCGCCGCCGACCGCGTCCTTCAGCTCGTACAGCCCGGCACCGGTCAGTGACGGGATTCCGAGGAAGAACGAAAGCCGGGTCGCGGCAACCCGGTTGAGGTCCAGGATGAGTCCGGTGGACATGGTGGCGCCGGAGCGGGAGAAGCCGGGGAAGAGGAGCGCCAGGATCTGGGAGCAGCCGACCAGCATCGCGTCCTTGAGCGTGGTGTCCTCCTCGCCTCGCCTGTGCCGGCCCATCTGATCGGCCGCCCACATGACGCCACTGCCGACGATCAGCGATCCGGCCACCACCCACAGCGAGGCGAGCGGACCTTCGATGAGCCGTTTCGCCGCGAGTCCGACGATCACGATCGGGATCGTTGCGTAGATGACCCACCAGGTGAACTTGTAGTCATGGTTGTCCCGTTGGTCGCGATGGGCCAGGCCCCGTACCCACGCGGTGACGAATCGGACGATGTCCTTGAAGAAGTACACGAGGACGGCGGCGATCGCACCCACCTGGATGACGGCGGTGAAGGCAACGACGCCCTTGTCGTCCACCGGGATGTCCATCAGCCCCTCGGTGATCTTCAGGTGCCCGGTGGAGGAGATCGGCAGGAACTCGGTCACCCCCTCCACGATCCCGAGAACGATGGCCTGTCCGATGGTGATGGCGCTCAAGTGATCCGTCCTTGCGAAGCATTCGATGGGATGACGGTGGTGGTGCGGTTCGGTGGCGCTCTCGGCTCAGGGCCGCAGTTCCGGGAAGCGAGGCCCGCGCAGCCGCCGACAGCCGGTGGGCGGGCGCACCGGTGCCGTACCGGGCGGTGCCCCGGGGTCGGGCGTGTGACGGAGCATGGGATTCCTGTCATGGCGGCGGGCGTCACGGGTCCCCGAGCATGCGTGGCACACTCGGGGAAGGCCATTGTCTTCTACGCGCGCGTAGAAGACGGGTGTGACTGTAGAGGATGAGCAAGGAGGCAGCCAACGGTGGATGCGGTCGAGCGTGCCGGGACGCACGAGACGGACAGCCGCCTGGCCAACGGGAAGCGGGAGGCCGAGGTGCTCGCCGTGCTCCGGTCGGCGCAGGAGCCGCTCACCCCGAGAGCCGTACGTGAGGTCATGGACGACGACTTGTCGTACAGCACCGTCGTGACCATCCTGACCCGGCTGTACGAGAAGGACGTCCTCACCCGGGTCCCACGAGGCCGGGCCTTCGCCTACACGCCCGCGACCGACGAGCCGGGTTTCGCCGCCCGGCGGATGCGCCAGGCCATGGAGGAGGTTCCGGATCGCGAGACGGTTCTCACCCGTTTCGTCGACGACCTGTCGAGCGGTGACGAGGCGCTTCTGCGCCGCCTGCTCGGCGGCGACCTGGACTCCGACCGGTAGGGCCACGGAGGCTGCCATGCATCTCGCGGTCTACCTGCCGCTGCTCTTCCCGCTGCTGGCGGGACCCGCGGCCCGGCCGCTTGCCGACCGGCTGGAACCGCGGCTGGCCACCTGGGTGCTGACGACGGCGTCCGCGGTGTTGGCCGCGGGCAGTACGACGGTACTTGGCCTGCTCGCCCTCGCCGGCCTGGTGCGTATCCCGAGGATCGCCCGACTCGCCGATCTGTCCCCGGCCGTGCTGGGGCGCGACGATCCGGCGTGGTTGCCGGTGGCCGCGCCGGCCGCGGTGCTGCTGCTCGCCGTGACCGTGGTCGCCTCCCGATTCCTGGTACGCCGGGTCCGGGCGGTGTGTGCGGCCGTTCTGGAGTCCGCGTGCTTCCCGGGTCAGGATCCGCTCGTGGTGATGGAGGAGTCGGCCGCCGACGCGTTCGCGATGCCCGGACTGCCCGGCCGCATCGTGGTCTCGACGGGCATGCTGGCCACGCTCGACGAGACCGAGCGGGCAATCCTGTTCGCGCACGAGCGGGCCCATCTGCGCGCGCACCACTACCTGTTCGCCGCAGCCGCCCAACTGGCGGCAACCGCCAACCCGTTGGTACGCCCCTTGGCGGCCCAGGTCTCCTACACGATCGAGCGGTGGGCGGACGAGGCCGCGGCAGGAACAACCGGCGACCGGCGGCGGGTGGCGGTCACCGTGGGAAAGGCGGCGCTGGCGACACAGCGCTCCGGGGGGCAGCGGCGACTGCCTTCCGCGGCCCTGGGACTTCTCGGCCGCCGGGGTGCGGAGCGCCGGACGGACACGGATCGGACGGGGCTGGACAGGGCGGGCCCCGTGCCGCGGCGGGTGGCTGCGCTCCTGTCCCCCGCACCGACGGGCGGGAAGTGGCGAGCCATGGTCACCGCCGCCTACCTCACGGCTGCCGTCCTGTGCACGGTCGAAGCCGCCCAGGATCTGCACGAGGTGCTGGAGCGGGCCAGAGGCGGCTGACGGGCCGTTCCGCGGGCCTCGGGCCCCGGAGCCGCACTGCGTACAGGTGGACGGTCAGCGA from Streptomyces sp. NBC_01707 includes the following:
- a CDS encoding nucleobase:cation symporter-2 family protein codes for the protein MSQAPSSPAPARHPVDQVLPPGRLGILGLQHVLVMYTGCVTVPLVFGSAAKLDTSTIGLLINADLLVAGLITLIQALGIGKLLGVRLPVVAGATFTAVTPMILIAGKYGMQAVYGSMIAAGVFGLLVAVPFSRAVRFFPPLVSGSVITVIGLSLIGVAAGLIAGLDPTAKDYAAPSHLALAGGIILLIIVVSRFTRGFFAQIGVLLGLVAGTLVAVPMGLTDFSSVGPADWLGVSTPFHFGAPQFPIAAVISMCVVMLVTFTESTADMLAVGEMTDRPLSKADVARGLAADGVSGILGGIMNGFMDTVFAQNVGLVGMTKVRSRYVAAVAGGILLLLGLVPKLGEIVASLPEPVIGAAGLVMFATVTAVGIKTLRTVEFEGTNNLMVVAVSIGIGMLPVVAPSIYHAFPTWFQIIGGSAITSATLAAFLLNLLFNHTGGRGRSATAGPVSAAEVATSGPT
- a CDS encoding undecaprenyl-diphosphate phosphatase, whose product is MSAITIGQAIVLGIVEGVTEFLPISSTGHLKITEGLMDIPVDDKGVVAFTAVIQVGAIAAVLVYFFKDIVRFVTAWVRGLAHRDQRDNHDYKFTWWVIYATIPIVIVGLAAKRLIEGPLASLWVVAGSLIVGSGVMWAADQMGRHRRGEEDTTLKDAMLVGCSQILALLFPGFSRSGATMSTGLILDLNRVAATRLSFFLGIPSLTGAGLYELKDAVGGGVGAVPLAVGTVVSFVVAYASIAWLLKFVAKHSFNAFVIYRIIVGVLLFALLGAGVLNA
- a CDS encoding BlaI/MecI/CopY family transcriptional regulator; the encoded protein is MDAVERAGTHETDSRLANGKREAEVLAVLRSAQEPLTPRAVREVMDDDLSYSTVVTILTRLYEKDVLTRVPRGRAFAYTPATDEPGFAARRMRQAMEEVPDRETVLTRFVDDLSSGDEALLRRLLGGDLDSDR
- a CDS encoding M56 family metallopeptidase, with amino-acid sequence MHLAVYLPLLFPLLAGPAARPLADRLEPRLATWVLTTASAVLAAGSTTVLGLLALAGLVRIPRIARLADLSPAVLGRDDPAWLPVAAPAAVLLLAVTVVASRFLVRRVRAVCAAVLESACFPGQDPLVVMEESAADAFAMPGLPGRIVVSTGMLATLDETERAILFAHERAHLRAHHYLFAAAAQLAATANPLVRPLAAQVSYTIERWADEAAAGTTGDRRRVAVTVGKAALATQRSGGQRRLPSAALGLLGRRGAERRTDTDRTGLDRAGPVPRRVAALLSPAPTGGKWRAMVTAAYLTAAVLCTVEAAQDLHEVLERARGG